The Streptomyces sp. NL15-2K genome contains a region encoding:
- a CDS encoding glycerophosphodiester phosphodiesterase has product MVTWIALTGLASAASVVSLTLAGATTPLEWGAGPLTVDSLPRVTYVAHRGGAREVPENSMSGLMAAYERGTAQVLDFDTRMLRDGTPVVMHDPTLNRTTFLGGEVRGLDGREWQGVRLRPRDSLPGSWRSERPPTVAEVLDRFGGRIVLMLEAKDPRGLGRLAALIRARGLTRSVFVNSNDPEVARRVHRLGLLAQLWRSAEQLRRDRPERWRSYVDLLDVDHRARDADIVRAVRSGIPRVWAHTVVTPAQRNRALALGCDGIITDAPGRLARHPGRGAQLRVQRGARP; this is encoded by the coding sequence ATGGTCACATGGATCGCGCTGACGGGCCTGGCCTCCGCGGCTTCCGTGGTCTCGCTGACCCTCGCGGGAGCGACGACCCCGCTGGAGTGGGGCGCGGGGCCGCTGACGGTGGACTCGCTGCCCCGCGTCACGTACGTCGCCCATCGCGGCGGCGCCCGCGAGGTCCCCGAGAACAGCATGTCGGGCCTGATGGCGGCCTACGAACGCGGTACGGCGCAGGTGCTGGACTTCGACACACGGATGCTGCGCGACGGCACGCCGGTCGTGATGCACGACCCGACCCTGAACCGGACGACGTTCCTCGGCGGCGAGGTGCGGGGGCTCGACGGCCGCGAGTGGCAGGGAGTGCGGCTGCGGCCGAGGGACTCGCTGCCCGGGAGCTGGCGGTCGGAGCGGCCGCCGACGGTGGCCGAGGTGCTGGACCGTTTCGGCGGGCGGATCGTGCTGATGCTGGAGGCGAAGGACCCGCGCGGTCTGGGCCGGCTGGCCGCGCTGATCCGGGCCCGCGGGCTCACCCGCTCGGTGTTCGTCAACTCCAACGACCCCGAAGTGGCCCGCCGCGTCCACCGGCTGGGCCTGCTCGCCCAACTGTGGCGCTCGGCCGAGCAACTGCGCCGGGACCGGCCCGAGCGCTGGCGGTCCTACGTCGACCTGCTGGACGTCGACCACAGGGCGCGGGACGCGGACATCGTCCGGGCGGTGCGCTCGGGCATCCCGCGGGTGTGGGCGCACACGGTGGTCACCCCCGCCCAGCGGAACCGGGCGCTGGCCCTGGGCTGCGACGGGATCATCACGGACGCGCCGGGGCGGCTGGCGCGGCATCCGGGCCGGGGGGCTCAGCTGAGGGTTCAGCGGGGAGCGAGGCCGTAG
- a CDS encoding TetR/AcrR family transcriptional regulator, whose translation MTLQKPAPDTTRRSEKSRRAIYDAALGLVVEVGYPKTTIEGIAARAGVGKQTIYRWWSSKADVLLEAFLDLFAQASREAGAEPYVIPDTGDLAADIKAVLRVTVDQLQDPRYSAPSRALAAEGLVDEELGRRVAATLMEPSLQLYVDRLRAAQEAGEVRPDIDPRIALEFFISPLAQRWLQYTGPISYEYTDTLVDYALYGLAPR comes from the coding sequence ATGACCCTCCAGAAGCCCGCTCCTGACACCACCCGCCGCAGCGAGAAGTCCCGTCGCGCGATCTACGACGCCGCCCTCGGACTCGTCGTCGAGGTCGGCTACCCCAAGACCACGATCGAGGGCATCGCCGCCCGCGCCGGTGTCGGCAAGCAGACGATCTACCGGTGGTGGTCGTCGAAGGCGGACGTACTGCTGGAGGCGTTCCTCGACCTCTTCGCGCAGGCGTCACGGGAGGCGGGTGCGGAGCCGTACGTCATCCCGGACACCGGTGACCTCGCCGCCGACATCAAGGCCGTACTGCGGGTCACCGTCGACCAGCTGCAGGACCCCCGGTACTCGGCGCCGTCACGGGCCCTGGCCGCCGAGGGGCTGGTCGACGAAGAACTCGGCCGGAGGGTCGCGGCCACGCTCATGGAACCGTCCCTCCAGCTCTACGTCGACCGGCTGCGCGCCGCGCAGGAGGCCGGCGAGGTGCGCCCCGACATCGACCCGCGCATCGCCCTGGAGTTCTTCATCTCCCCGCTCGCCCAGCGCTGGCTCCAGTACACCGGCCCGATCTCCTACGAGTACACCGACACCCTCGTCGACTACGCCCTCTACGGCCTCGCTCCCCGCTGA
- a CDS encoding DUF6243 family protein, which yields MARGGENMLGVGGARRNLGRKALRGGAQDGRFGGGVDRQAQKRELLRKLQEERTSKASKANKANEEGRTSDESS from the coding sequence ATGGCCCGAGGCGGAGAAAACATGCTGGGCGTCGGCGGCGCGCGGAGGAACCTCGGCCGCAAGGCCCTGCGGGGCGGCGCCCAGGACGGCAGGTTCGGTGGCGGAGTCGACCGCCAGGCCCAGAAGCGGGAGCTGCTGCGCAAGCTCCAGGAAGAACGTACGAGTAAGGCGAGTAAGGCGAACAAAGCGAACGAGGAGGGTCGCACCAGCGACGAGTCGTCGTGA
- a CDS encoding small ribosomal subunit Rsm22 family protein — protein MNDPASPADALRRSLAALLDGLPPREAAQAVDRLIANYRGATPTDAPILRHRADVAAYAAYRMPATFEAVRSALEAFAEAVPDWTPRSHVDVGGGTGAATWAVSATWTGPRPVTVLDWSEPALALGRELAAANPALHETRWQRARIGAALTLESTDLVTVSYVLNELTARDRTALVDAAAAAAQAVVLVEAGTPDGYARVIEARDRLIAAGFHVAAPCPHSAACPIVPGEDWCHFSARVSRSSLHRQVKGGSLAYEDEKFAYVAATRLPVTPAPSRVVRRPQIRKGQVLLDLCETDEHLDRRTVTKRHGDLYKAARDAAWGDPWPPADRP, from the coding sequence GTGAACGACCCTGCATCTCCGGCGGACGCCCTCCGCCGCAGCCTCGCCGCCCTCCTCGACGGCCTCCCGCCCCGCGAGGCCGCGCAGGCCGTGGACCGGCTGATCGCCAACTACCGGGGAGCCACCCCGACCGACGCCCCGATCCTCCGGCACCGTGCCGACGTGGCCGCGTACGCCGCCTACCGGATGCCCGCGACCTTCGAGGCGGTGCGCTCGGCGCTGGAGGCGTTCGCCGAGGCCGTACCCGACTGGACGCCCCGTAGCCACGTCGACGTCGGCGGCGGTACCGGCGCCGCGACCTGGGCGGTGAGCGCCACCTGGACCGGCCCCCGCCCCGTCACCGTTCTCGACTGGTCCGAGCCCGCGCTCGCCCTGGGCCGGGAGCTCGCCGCCGCCAACCCGGCGCTGCACGAGACCCGCTGGCAGCGCGCGCGCATCGGAGCGGCGCTCACACTCGAGAGCACCGATCTCGTCACGGTCTCCTACGTCCTCAACGAACTGACCGCCCGCGACCGCACCGCCCTCGTCGACGCCGCCGCGGCCGCCGCACAGGCCGTCGTGCTCGTCGAGGCCGGCACCCCCGACGGCTACGCCCGCGTCATCGAGGCCCGCGACCGCCTGATCGCCGCCGGTTTCCACGTCGCCGCCCCCTGCCCGCACAGCGCCGCCTGCCCCATCGTCCCCGGCGAGGACTGGTGCCACTTCTCGGCCCGGGTCAGCCGCTCCTCCCTGCACCGCCAGGTCAAGGGCGGCTCGCTCGCCTACGAGGACGAGAAGTTCGCCTACGTCGCCGCCACCCGCCTCCCCGTGACGCCGGCCCCCTCCCGGGTGGTCCGGCGCCCGCAGATCCGCAAGGGCCAGGTGCTCCTCGACCTGTGCGAGACCGACGAGCACCTCGACCGCCGCACGGTCACCAAACGCCACGGCGACCTGTACAAGGCGGCCCGCGACGCGGCCTGGGGCGACCCCTGGCCTCCGGCGGACCGGCCCTAG
- a CDS encoding serine hydrolase domain-containing protein gives MPSLEQACEYGGSGELSAPRLRSDTPERAGLDPGQLRHLVQEVQNLTLGERPWAAGAVVVVGRGPVIAVEEAAGWAVRYASYDPRADAGVELPPDARVPMTVDTPFDLASLTKLFTSIAAVQQIERGTLGIDARVGAYLPDFRAAAERGITVRALLTHTSGLRPELPLHDCADDTERLAMLRAERPVGAPGTYLYSDLNPLLLQHVLERNTGRTLDVLIHDGITRPLGMTATRFGPCPGAAATEDQRRPWAKADRGMLRGVVHDENAWALGGVAGHAGLFSTGRDLAILCRALLAGGAYGPARILGPDFVELMLTEPGLGFALDQPWFMGELAGRGAAGHTGFTGTSLVLDPATDTFLVLLTNRVHPRRREPDSRPRAAAGTRVARAVRGM, from the coding sequence GTGCCATCCCTGGAACAAGCGTGCGAGTACGGAGGGAGCGGGGAGCTGAGCGCACCGAGACTGCGCAGCGACACACCGGAACGGGCCGGACTCGACCCCGGGCAACTCCGACACCTCGTCCAGGAGGTACAGAACCTCACCCTCGGCGAGCGCCCCTGGGCGGCGGGCGCCGTCGTGGTCGTCGGGCGCGGCCCCGTGATCGCCGTCGAGGAGGCGGCGGGCTGGGCCGTCCGGTACGCGTCCTACGACCCCCGGGCGGACGCCGGCGTGGAACTGCCGCCCGACGCCCGCGTCCCGATGACCGTCGACACCCCCTTCGACCTGGCCTCCCTCACCAAACTGTTCACCTCGATCGCCGCCGTCCAGCAGATCGAGCGGGGCACCCTCGGCATCGACGCGCGCGTGGGCGCCTACCTGCCGGACTTCCGCGCGGCCGCCGAGCGCGGCATCACCGTACGGGCGCTGCTCACCCACACCTCCGGCCTGCGGCCCGAGCTCCCCCTCCACGACTGCGCCGACGACACCGAACGTCTGGCGATGCTCCGCGCGGAGCGACCGGTCGGCGCACCCGGCACGTACCTCTACTCCGACCTCAACCCGCTCCTCCTCCAGCACGTCCTGGAACGCAACACCGGCCGCACCCTCGATGTCCTCATCCACGACGGCATCACCCGTCCGCTGGGCATGACGGCGACCCGCTTCGGCCCGTGCCCCGGTGCGGCGGCCACGGAGGACCAGCGGCGGCCGTGGGCCAAGGCGGACCGGGGGATGCTGCGGGGCGTGGTCCATGACGAGAACGCCTGGGCGCTGGGCGGAGTGGCCGGTCACGCGGGCCTGTTCTCGACGGGCCGGGACCTGGCGATCCTCTGCCGCGCCCTGCTGGCGGGCGGCGCGTACGGCCCGGCGCGCATCCTGGGCCCGGATTTCGTGGAACTGATGCTGACCGAGCCGGGACTGGGCTTTGCCCTGGACCAGCCGTGGTTCATGGGCGAACTGGCGGGGCGGGGAGCGGCCGGCCATACGGGGTTCACGGGGACGTCGCTGGTCCTGGATCCGGCGACGGACACGTTCTTGGTACTGCTGACGAACAGGGTGCATCCCCGGAGACGGGAGCCGGACAGCAGACCGCGGGCGGCGGCGGGGACGCGGGTGGCTCGGGCGGTTCGGGGGATGTAG
- a CDS encoding multidrug effflux MFS transporter, whose protein sequence is MPERDAPAEAPQEAPSTSDTCDTSGTSDTSHPSQAAVPTSEPAARSLRRTGLLVTLILGGLTATPPLAMDMYLPALPEVTRSLGAPAATVQLTLTACLAGMAFGQLVVGPMSDRWGRRRPLLIGLAVYVVATALCAVAPTVQLLVAFRLAQGLAGAAGIVIARAVVRDLHDGMAMARFFSTLMLISGVAPIVAPLIGGQILRITDWRGVFVVLTVVGVLLAGVVWAKLPETLAPAERHSGGVGEALRAMRGLLADRAFSGYMLAGGFSFAALFAYISASPFVIQEIYGASPQTFSLLFGLNSVGLVLVGQINGKVLVGRVNLDRVLAVGLTIVILAATALLLMSLDVFGEVGLPAMAAALFVLMSAMGITLPNTQALALMRTKHAAGSASALLGTSSFLVGAIASPLVGVAGEHTAVPMAVVQLAAALVALACFVGMCHPWNKRASTEGAGS, encoded by the coding sequence ATGCCCGAGCGCGACGCGCCGGCCGAGGCGCCGCAGGAGGCGCCGTCGACATCGGATACATGTGACACATCTGGTACATCTGATACATCGCACCCGTCGCAGGCGGCCGTACCGACATCGGAACCGGCCGCCCGCTCCTTGCGCCGCACCGGCCTGCTCGTCACCCTGATCCTCGGCGGCCTCACCGCCACGCCCCCGCTGGCGATGGACATGTACCTCCCCGCCCTCCCGGAGGTCACCCGGTCCCTCGGCGCGCCCGCGGCCACCGTCCAGCTCACCCTGACGGCCTGCCTGGCCGGCATGGCGTTCGGGCAGCTGGTGGTCGGCCCGATGAGCGACCGGTGGGGACGCAGGCGCCCGCTGCTCATCGGTCTCGCCGTCTACGTCGTCGCCACCGCCCTGTGCGCCGTGGCCCCCACCGTCCAGCTCCTGGTCGCCTTCCGGCTGGCGCAGGGCCTCGCGGGCGCGGCCGGAATAGTGATCGCGCGAGCCGTCGTACGTGACCTCCACGACGGCATGGCCATGGCCCGCTTCTTCTCCACCCTCATGCTGATCTCCGGCGTCGCCCCGATCGTCGCGCCGCTCATCGGCGGGCAGATCCTGCGGATCACGGACTGGCGGGGCGTCTTCGTCGTGCTCACGGTCGTCGGGGTGCTGCTGGCCGGGGTGGTGTGGGCGAAGCTCCCGGAGACCCTCGCGCCCGCCGAACGCCACTCCGGGGGCGTCGGCGAGGCCCTGCGCGCGATGCGCGGCCTGCTCGCCGACCGCGCCTTCTCCGGCTACATGCTCGCGGGCGGCTTCTCCTTCGCCGCGCTGTTCGCCTACATCTCCGCCTCGCCGTTCGTGATCCAGGAGATATACGGCGCCTCCCCGCAGACGTTCAGCCTGCTGTTCGGGCTCAACTCGGTGGGCCTGGTGCTCGTCGGCCAGATCAACGGCAAGGTCCTGGTGGGGCGGGTGAACCTGGACCGGGTGCTGGCGGTGGGGCTCACGATCGTGATCCTGGCGGCGACCGCGCTGCTCCTGATGTCCTTGGACGTCTTCGGCGAGGTGGGCCTGCCCGCCATGGCCGCCGCCCTCTTCGTCCTGATGTCCGCGATGGGCATCACCCTCCCCAACACCCAGGCACTCGCCCTCATGCGCACCAAGCACGCCGCCGGCTCCGCCTCCGCCCTGCTCGGCACGTCCTCCTTCCTCGTCGGAGCGATCGCCTCCCCGCTCGTCGGCGTCGCCGGCGAGCACACCGCCGTCCCGATGGCCGTCGTCCAACTGGCGGCCGCACTGGTGGCGCTGGCCTGCTTCGTGGGAATGTGCCATCCCTGGAACAAGCGTGCGAGTACGGAGGGAGCGGGGAGCTGA
- a CDS encoding Gfo/Idh/MocA family oxidoreductase — protein MTEQSVRWGILATGGIAAAFTADLVDLPDAEVVAVASRTQASAKAFAERFGIPRAYGDWDALARDEDIDVVYVATPHSAHRAAAGLCLEAGRNVLCEKAFTLNAREAEELVALSRARGSFLMEAMWMYCNPLILRLAELVRDGAIGDVRHVQADFGLAGHLLPEARNGILPPSHRLRDPEQGGGALLDLGVYPVSFAQLLLGEPADIAARAVLSDEGVDLQTGALLSWESGALASVHCSIIGGTATTASVTGSLGRIDIPYGFFHTDRFVLHRDGRDPEEFAAGPADGPRGSLKHEAREVMRALRAGETESPLVPLDGTLAVMRTLDAIRDRVGVRYPGETPSETGEPELTPA, from the coding sequence ATGACGGAGCAGAGCGTGCGCTGGGGGATTCTGGCGACCGGAGGGATCGCTGCCGCCTTCACAGCGGATCTGGTCGATCTGCCGGACGCGGAGGTCGTGGCTGTGGCCTCGCGGACACAGGCGTCGGCGAAGGCGTTCGCGGAGCGGTTCGGGATACCGCGGGCGTACGGCGACTGGGACGCGCTGGCGCGGGACGAGGACATCGATGTCGTGTACGTCGCCACCCCGCACTCGGCGCACCGGGCGGCCGCCGGTCTGTGTCTGGAGGCCGGGCGGAACGTGCTGTGCGAGAAGGCGTTCACGCTGAACGCGCGGGAGGCCGAGGAGCTGGTCGCGCTGTCCCGGGCCCGCGGGAGCTTCCTGATGGAGGCCATGTGGATGTACTGCAACCCGCTGATCCTGCGGCTCGCCGAGCTGGTGCGGGACGGGGCGATCGGCGACGTGCGCCATGTGCAGGCCGACTTCGGGCTGGCGGGTCACCTCTTGCCGGAGGCGAGGAATGGGATACTGCCTCCCTCGCACCGGCTGCGTGACCCGGAGCAGGGCGGGGGCGCGCTGCTGGATCTGGGCGTGTACCCGGTGTCGTTCGCGCAGCTGCTGCTCGGGGAACCGGCGGACATCGCCGCGAGGGCCGTGCTCTCCGACGAGGGTGTCGATCTCCAGACGGGAGCACTGCTCTCCTGGGAGAGCGGCGCGCTCGCCTCGGTGCACTGCTCCATCATCGGCGGTACGGCCACCACCGCCTCCGTCACCGGCTCGCTGGGCCGCATCGACATCCCGTACGGCTTCTTCCACACCGACCGGTTCGTGCTGCACCGGGACGGCCGCGACCCGGAGGAGTTCGCGGCCGGCCCGGCGGACGGTCCCCGGGGCAGTCTCAAGCACGAGGCGCGCGAGGTGATGCGGGCCCTGCGGGCCGGCGAGACCGAGTCCCCGCTCGTCCCGCTCGACGGCACGCTCGCCGTGATGCGGACGCTCGACGCGATCCGGGACCGCGTCGGCGTCCGCTATCCCGGCGAAACCCCCAGCGAGACGGGCGAGCCGGAACTCACGCCGGCTTGA
- a CDS encoding alkaline phosphatase D family protein has product MTPAARPSQHAPELRAAARHLNRRRFLTVTSAAAALAFAANLPSAGIAAAAELDAAKITENPFTLGVASGDPLPTSVLLWTRLAPSPYQPDSGLPAERVTVHWELAHDDRFRRIARRGTVTAHPEFHHAVHVEVSHLDPGRVFHYRFRVGSWVSETGRTRTAPASGDQALALTLAAVSCQAYHDGYYTPYAHLAQDDVDVVFHLGDYLYEYAVDAVGGRRNYTDRTLPALFNRETVTLEDYRLRYALFKSDPDLRAAHAAHPFVVTWDDHETENNYADDIPENNVPPEEFLLRRAAAYRAYWENQPLRRPQQPAGPDMQLYRRLKWGRLAQFDVLDTRQYRSNQAYGDVAHAPGPESDDPARTMTGETQERWLLDGWRASRALWHVVPQQVMFAQRHIDLTTPSRVSMDAWDGYRASRRRVLDGAKAAGVENLMVLSGDVHSAYAFDIKDDFDDQASPTLGTEIVATSISSGRDGADKPATWDTYMTANPHLKFYNGRRGYVTVALGRERARADFKTVPYVLTPGAPIATAASFVTEVGEQGLKPA; this is encoded by the coding sequence ATGACACCCGCAGCACGCCCGTCCCAGCACGCCCCCGAACTCCGCGCCGCCGCACGCCACCTGAACCGCCGTCGCTTCCTGACCGTCACCTCGGCGGCCGCCGCGCTCGCCTTCGCGGCCAATCTGCCGTCGGCCGGCATCGCCGCCGCCGCCGAACTCGACGCCGCGAAGATCACCGAGAACCCGTTCACCCTCGGCGTCGCCTCCGGCGACCCGCTGCCGACGTCCGTGCTCCTGTGGACCCGGCTGGCCCCCTCGCCGTACCAGCCCGACAGCGGCCTGCCCGCCGAACGCGTCACGGTCCACTGGGAGTTGGCCCACGACGACCGCTTCCGCCGGATCGCCAGACGCGGCACTGTCACCGCGCACCCCGAGTTCCACCACGCCGTGCACGTCGAGGTGAGCCACCTCGACCCCGGCCGGGTCTTCCACTACCGCTTCCGGGTGGGGAGCTGGGTCAGCGAGACCGGCCGCACCCGCACCGCGCCCGCCTCCGGTGACCAGGCCTTGGCCCTCACCCTCGCCGCCGTCTCCTGCCAGGCGTACCACGACGGCTACTACACTCCGTACGCCCATCTCGCCCAGGACGACGTCGACGTCGTCTTCCACCTCGGCGACTACCTGTACGAGTACGCGGTCGACGCCGTCGGCGGCCGGCGGAACTACACCGACCGCACGCTCCCCGCCCTCTTCAACCGGGAGACGGTCACGCTGGAGGACTACCGCCTGCGGTACGCCCTCTTCAAGTCCGACCCCGACCTGCGCGCCGCCCACGCCGCGCACCCCTTCGTCGTCACCTGGGACGACCACGAGACCGAGAACAACTACGCCGACGACATCCCCGAGAACAACGTGCCGCCCGAGGAGTTCCTGCTCCGCCGCGCAGCCGCCTACCGCGCCTACTGGGAGAACCAGCCGCTGCGCCGCCCCCAGCAGCCGGCCGGCCCCGACATGCAGCTCTACCGCCGCCTGAAGTGGGGCCGGCTCGCCCAGTTCGACGTCCTCGACACCCGCCAGTACCGCTCCAACCAGGCGTACGGCGATGTCGCGCACGCCCCCGGCCCAGAGTCCGACGACCCGGCGCGCACCATGACCGGCGAGACGCAGGAGCGGTGGCTGCTCGACGGGTGGCGCGCCTCACGGGCGCTGTGGCACGTCGTACCGCAGCAGGTCATGTTCGCTCAGCGGCACATCGACCTGACCACGCCGTCCCGGGTGTCGATGGACGCCTGGGACGGCTACCGTGCCTCGCGCCGGCGCGTCCTCGACGGGGCGAAGGCGGCCGGCGTCGAGAACCTGATGGTGCTGAGCGGGGACGTCCATTCGGCGTACGCCTTCGACATCAAGGACGACTTCGACGACCAGGCCTCGCCGACCCTCGGCACGGAGATCGTGGCGACCTCGATCTCCAGCGGCCGGGACGGCGCCGACAAGCCCGCGACCTGGGACACGTACATGACCGCCAACCCGCATCTGAAGTTCTACAACGGGCGGCGCGGCTATGTGACCGTCGCGCTGGGCCGGGAGCGGGCGCGGGCCGACTTCAAGACGGTGCCGTACGTGCTCACGCCCGGGGCGCCGATCGCGACGGCCGCGTCCTTCGTGACGGAGGTGGGGGAGCAGGGGCTCAAGCCGGCGTGA
- a CDS encoding SDR family oxidoreductase, whose product MNAMQTAKVSRTAVVTGAGSGIGRAVAVELLRAGWSVALAGRRIETLEETAALVPEGASLAVRTDVSRQEDVAALFVATVDRFGRVDLLFNNAGTFGPGGVPVEELPYDAWRHVVDTNLNGAFLCAQAAYRQMKEQDPQGGRIINNGSISAHALTGLTKSLSLDGRPYRIAVGQIDIGNAATDMTARMQTGALQANGEIAPEPVMDVADVARTVRHMAELPLEANVQFATVLATAMPYVGRG is encoded by the coding sequence ATGAATGCCATGCAAACTGCGAAGGTTTCGAGGACCGCGGTGGTGACCGGCGCGGGTTCCGGCATCGGTCGCGCGGTCGCCGTGGAGCTGCTGCGCGCGGGGTGGTCGGTGGCCCTGGCGGGGCGCCGGATCGAGACGCTGGAGGAGACGGCGGCCCTGGTGCCCGAGGGGGCCTCCCTCGCCGTACGGACGGACGTGTCGCGACAGGAGGATGTGGCCGCGCTGTTCGTCGCCACCGTCGACCGATTCGGGCGTGTGGACCTGCTGTTCAACAACGCGGGGACGTTCGGGCCGGGCGGTGTGCCGGTCGAGGAGTTGCCCTACGACGCCTGGCGGCACGTGGTGGACACCAACCTCAACGGGGCGTTCCTGTGCGCGCAGGCGGCGTACCGGCAGATGAAGGAGCAGGACCCGCAGGGCGGACGGATCATCAACAACGGGTCCATCTCGGCGCACGCGCTGACGGGGCTCACCAAGTCCCTGTCCCTCGACGGGCGGCCGTACCGCATCGCGGTGGGGCAGATCGACATCGGCAACGCGGCCACGGACATGACCGCGCGGATGCAGACGGGGGCTCTTCAGGCCAATGGTGAGATCGCGCCCGAACCCGTGATGGACGTCGCCGACGTGGCGCGCACGGTGCGGCACATGGCGGAGCTGCCACTGGAGGCGAACGTGCAGTTCGCGACGGTGCTGGCGACGGCGATGCCGTACGTGGGCCGGGGCTGA
- a CDS encoding aldo/keto reductase yields the protein MKVPHSTRGARHAPSPHRPKAQVAPPPLSASLERGDPHRGPSSGTPRARTEHRGHRTGLSKHPHARRALTASLTRLGTDHVDLYQLHISDAGPERAAELRDVCEGFVREGLVRAYAWSTDDPARAAVFAEGEHCTAVQHAINMLQDAPDMIALCEESNLASVNRSPLAMGLLGGKRQAPSQAGDIRSRPPAWLQGFGDGSGADPEWLARVDALKDVLTSGGRTLAQGALAWLWARSPRTIPIPGFRSVAQAEQNAGALEKGPLTAEQMADVERILGR from the coding sequence TTGAAAGTCCCGCACAGCACCCGCGGCGCCCGGCACGCACCCTCGCCGCACCGGCCAAAGGCCCAAGTAGCTCCTCCCCCACTCTCGGCTTCGCTCGAGCGGGGGGACCCCCATCGAGGGCCTTCGTCCGGCACGCCGAGGGCACGCACCGAACACCGCGGGCACCGCACGGGACTTTCAAAACACCCCCATGCCCGCCGCGCGCTGACGGCGTCCCTCACCCGCCTCGGCACCGACCACGTCGACCTCTACCAGCTGCACATCTCCGACGCCGGTCCCGAGCGCGCCGCCGAACTCCGCGACGTCTGCGAGGGGTTCGTGCGCGAGGGCCTCGTCCGCGCCTACGCGTGGAGCACCGACGACCCGGCCCGTGCCGCCGTGTTCGCCGAGGGGGAGCACTGTACGGCCGTACAGCACGCGATCAATATGTTGCAGGACGCGCCCGACATGATCGCGCTGTGCGAGGAGTCGAATCTCGCGAGCGTCAACCGCAGTCCGCTCGCGATGGGGTTGCTGGGCGGGAAGCGTCAAGCGCCTTCGCAGGCCGGAGACATCCGCAGTCGGCCCCCGGCGTGGCTGCAGGGGTTCGGCGACGGTTCGGGGGCGGACCCGGAGTGGCTCGCCCGGGTGGACGCCTTGAAGGACGTCCTCACCAGCGGCGGCCGTACGCTCGCCCAGGGCGCCCTCGCCTGGCTGTGGGCCCGCAGCCCGCGCACGATACCGATCCCCGGCTTCCGCTCGGTCGCCCAGGCCGAACAGAACGCGGGCGCCCTGGAGAAGGGACCGCTCACCGCCGAGCAGATGGCCGACGTCGAGCGCATCCTCGGACGCTGA
- a CDS encoding nuclear transport factor 2 family protein — translation MTIQTAKLSDPAVRAFVTAVNAHDREAFLSLLAPGATMADDGAERDLDDWIDREIFSSHGHMEVDNESRGGRALVARYSNDTWGEMRTRWSFTVDDDGRITRFETGQA, via the coding sequence ATGACGATTCAGACCGCCAAACTCAGCGACCCGGCCGTCCGCGCCTTCGTCACCGCCGTCAACGCCCATGACCGCGAGGCCTTCCTTTCGCTCCTCGCCCCCGGTGCGACGATGGCGGACGACGGGGCCGAACGCGACCTCGACGACTGGATCGACCGGGAGATCTTCTCCTCCCACGGTCACATGGAGGTCGACAACGAGTCCCGGGGCGGCCGCGCCCTCGTCGCCCGCTACAGCAACGACACCTGGGGCGAGATGCGCACCCGCTGGAGCTTCACGGTCGACGACGACGGCAGGATCACCCGCTTCGAGACCGGGCAGGCCTGA
- a CDS encoding DoxX family protein: protein MTTYDRRDLGLLLLRLGTGGVLAAHGTQKLFGWFGGHGLEGTGQFMESVGYTPGKASATASGLAETGGGTLLALGLATPAAGAAAAGAMAGASAVHAPNGFFNQEGGYEYAATLGLAATGLAVAGPGRLSLDHALGHVFDRGWMVPAAFAATAAVTAVVVGARNKRLQKDEQEKAAGQFEEQEALFGES from the coding sequence GTGACCACTTACGACCGACGTGATCTGGGTCTGCTGCTGCTCCGGCTGGGTACCGGCGGGGTGCTGGCCGCGCACGGCACGCAGAAGCTGTTCGGGTGGTTCGGCGGGCACGGGCTGGAGGGCACCGGCCAGTTCATGGAGTCCGTCGGGTACACGCCAGGGAAGGCGAGCGCCACGGCGTCCGGGCTGGCCGAGACCGGCGGCGGCACGCTGCTGGCGCTGGGCCTCGCGACCCCGGCCGCCGGTGCGGCGGCGGCCGGGGCGATGGCGGGCGCGTCCGCGGTGCACGCGCCGAACGGCTTCTTCAACCAGGAGGGCGGCTACGAGTACGCGGCGACCCTGGGCCTGGCCGCGACCGGCCTCGCGGTCGCGGGCCCCGGGCGGCTCTCCCTCGACCACGCGCTCGGCCATGTCTTCGACCGCGGCTGGATGGTGCCCGCGGCGTTCGCGGCGACGGCGGCGGTCACTGCCGTGGTCGTGGGGGCGCGCAACAAGAGGCTGCAGAAGGACGAGCAAGAGAAGGCAGCAGGCCAGTTCGAAGAGCAGGAGGCGCTCTTCGGCGAGTCGTAG